From a single Rhodococcus qingshengii JCM 15477 genomic region:
- a CDS encoding cupin domain-containing protein gives MTITFRAAELNSASGIFQQALLGQPSAEPLGGDIITRADVEFTSADGRIQSGVWESEPGKSRWEFLTRGEIITIVSGAMTVEEDYGDPVHLVAGTSAIFPIGWKGTWTVTETVRKVFVVYNV, from the coding sequence GTGACCATTACCTTCCGTGCCGCAGAGTTGAACAGCGCAAGTGGGATCTTCCAGCAAGCACTGCTCGGCCAACCCAGTGCAGAGCCACTCGGCGGAGACATCATCACTCGTGCAGATGTCGAGTTCACCAGTGCCGACGGCCGCATTCAATCCGGAGTCTGGGAGAGCGAACCGGGAAAGTCGCGGTGGGAGTTCCTCACCCGCGGCGAGATCATCACCATCGTCTCCGGCGCCATGACCGTCGAGGAGGACTACGGCGATCCCGTACATCTCGTTGCCGGTACGAGTGCAATCTTCCCAATCGGATGGAAGGGTACGTGGACGGTCACCGAGACCGTACGCAAGGTGTTCGTCGTATACAACGTATGA
- the recD gene encoding exodeoxyribonuclease V subunit alpha, translating into MTEAQLAQRAKGIVRIFNEAGVLVAADVHVATRVCSLGGETSEEVMLAAALAVRAVRSGSVCLDLRRMRDVSVDNATEEELTSLPWPEPSEIVAALRLSPLVIGGNAGPLRPLRLVDTDDGELLYLDRYFLQEQTIRRVLDERASTWPPADLKAVRTRLDSLFVDENGPTIAPDRQRIAAALAATQWTTVIAGGPGTGKTHTVARILALLSEELGSNARIGLAAPTGKAAARLQESVREQTASLGLPEELAAMTLHRLLGWQRGSSSRFKYNATNRLPYDVVVVDETSMVSLTLMARLLEAVRPDARLLLVGDPDQLTSVDAGAVLADLVARPVKVSGNPTLTQLVGDDLTATGSEEALSADEQDRLRGGIIQLSRGRRFDGTIASLARAVRAGDSAEVLRILRSGDPAVSFHSPEDVDALRADIVASSEVVTASAEVGDAIGALKGLESHRLLCAHRDGPYGVGRWAQQAMEWVGTASGQFLDPTRWYPGQPLLVTANDYEAKIYNGDAGVIVQREDGVPIAAFQRGSDAFLIHPSQLSSVQTVYAMTIHRSQGSQYDTVSVMLPAEASSLLTRELLYTAITRARNHVRVIGTEDSVRAGVQRQVLRASGLRREIRPYDGP; encoded by the coding sequence ATGACCGAGGCGCAATTGGCGCAGCGCGCCAAAGGGATCGTGCGAATCTTCAACGAAGCCGGGGTTCTGGTTGCCGCCGATGTTCATGTCGCGACGAGAGTGTGCAGCCTGGGCGGTGAAACTTCCGAAGAAGTGATGCTGGCCGCGGCGTTGGCAGTTCGGGCCGTGCGATCAGGTTCGGTGTGCCTCGATCTACGACGGATGCGTGATGTGAGCGTCGACAATGCGACGGAGGAGGAACTCACGTCGTTGCCGTGGCCCGAACCGTCGGAGATCGTTGCCGCCCTTCGGCTGAGCCCTCTGGTGATCGGCGGAAACGCCGGACCTCTCAGACCGCTCCGGTTGGTCGACACGGACGACGGTGAACTCCTCTACCTCGATCGATATTTTCTGCAGGAGCAGACGATTCGGCGAGTGCTCGACGAGCGGGCGTCCACGTGGCCGCCCGCCGACCTGAAAGCGGTCCGAACGCGGCTGGATTCGCTGTTCGTCGACGAGAACGGGCCGACCATCGCGCCGGATCGTCAACGGATAGCAGCTGCTCTCGCCGCGACACAGTGGACCACCGTCATCGCCGGTGGGCCCGGAACCGGCAAAACCCATACGGTCGCACGTATTCTCGCTCTCCTGTCGGAGGAATTGGGTTCGAATGCTCGCATCGGTCTGGCCGCACCGACGGGTAAAGCCGCAGCACGGCTGCAGGAGTCCGTACGTGAGCAGACCGCGAGCCTTGGCCTTCCCGAAGAACTCGCGGCCATGACCCTGCACCGCCTACTCGGTTGGCAGCGGGGGAGTTCGAGTCGTTTCAAATACAATGCGACCAACAGACTTCCCTACGATGTGGTCGTCGTCGACGAGACGTCGATGGTCTCCCTCACGTTGATGGCGCGCCTGCTCGAAGCCGTTCGCCCCGATGCCCGGCTACTGCTCGTCGGCGATCCCGATCAGTTGACCTCAGTCGACGCGGGCGCTGTTCTTGCTGATCTTGTCGCCCGCCCGGTAAAGGTCAGTGGAAATCCGACGCTGACACAGTTGGTGGGTGACGATCTCACGGCCACTGGTTCCGAAGAGGCATTGAGTGCGGATGAACAGGATCGTCTGCGGGGCGGGATCATTCAACTCTCACGCGGGCGCCGCTTCGACGGAACTATCGCGTCGTTGGCCAGGGCAGTTCGAGCGGGAGATTCCGCTGAGGTTCTGCGTATCCTGCGCAGCGGTGATCCAGCCGTCTCCTTCCATTCGCCCGAGGATGTTGACGCATTGCGCGCCGACATCGTTGCGAGTTCAGAGGTGGTGACGGCGTCGGCCGAGGTGGGTGATGCGATCGGCGCGCTGAAAGGCTTGGAATCGCACCGCCTTCTGTGCGCCCACCGTGACGGACCGTACGGTGTCGGGAGGTGGGCGCAGCAGGCGATGGAGTGGGTCGGCACGGCATCAGGGCAGTTTCTTGACCCGACGCGGTGGTATCCGGGCCAACCCCTGTTGGTGACGGCCAACGACTACGAGGCGAAGATCTACAACGGGGATGCCGGGGTGATCGTGCAGCGTGAGGATGGCGTGCCTATTGCCGCATTCCAGCGGGGCAGTGATGCGTTTCTGATTCACCCGAGCCAACTCTCGTCGGTGCAGACGGTTTACGCGATGACGATTCACCGGAGCCAGGGCAGCCAGTACGACACCGTATCGGTGATGTTGCCGGCCGAGGCGTCGTCACTGCTGACTCGGGAGTTGTTGTACACGGCGATCACTCGCGCCAGAAACCATGTGAGAGTAATCGGCACCGAGGATTCCGTGAGGGCGGGAGTGCAGCGACAGGTACTCAGGGCAAGTGGGCTGCGTCGTGAGATCCGTCCGTACGACGGGCCGTGA